Proteins encoded in a region of the Diospyros lotus cultivar Yz01 chromosome 9, ASM1463336v1, whole genome shotgun sequence genome:
- the LOC127809631 gene encoding uncharacterized protein LOC127809631 isoform X2, protein MRGVGVTSEEKTGASHEPEFTHLVFSWSVDDIRNEDLYRNQVEKIPESFQSVGVYLGSFVYPLLEETRAELASSMDIIYGAPFAEVNSLVERKLNLTDATLRYDVVVDYWRNKFSDRCKEPYRTLPGDVCIISNAKLETVSDLQRDGRTWTFALVTKITEDGIEDDSSSSTIFTVKASKDIEIKDGMRESLFVTFLMNITTYQRIWNSLRMPKNLKIIKEVLCTDSLAQEDCELCCVSQFPKSFATSLLSKLNKFQIQAIVASLHRIKCDHKPTVELIWGPPGTGKTKTVSVMLFALLMMNYRVLACAPTNVAIREVASRVLMLVRESFEAEEKGALFCCWGDILLFGNKDRLKLDSDIEEIYLDYRVKRLAECLGPLTGWRHCLTSMRDFLEGCVSEYDVFVENEMIKQKEMIEQKECSNQDESGKVEIKSFVEFVRGRFKSTALSLRRCIFVFCTHFPRRFILEQNFTSMRSLVGLLYDLEMSLFRDNITTEELKEVFSRKDGGEEFCESIVGMPSLKNTRSKCLCVVKTLQHSLEELDLPSVLNKDSMMEFCFQRASLIFCTASTSYKLRSVEMEPLDLLVIDEAAQLKECESTIPLQLPGLNHAILAGDQCQLPAMVHSKVCEEAQFGRSLFERLSLSGHSKHLLNIQYRMHPSISLFPNAKFYLNQIMDAPHVQSKSYEKQYLPGPMFGPYSFINVIGGREEVDDDGRSRRNMVEVAIVVKIVQHLYTAWRISGNTLSIGVVSPYAAQVVAIQDKLGKKYEKLDGFTVKVKTIDGFQGGEEDVVVISTVRSNNTGSVGFLSSPQRTNVALTRARHCLWILGNDRTLSNSDSIWEALVHDAKSRQCFFYADQDNDIAKTILDVKKELDQLDDLLNENSVLFKSARWKVLFSDNFKMSFKKLSSLRIKKSIINLLLKLSSGWRPKMRHMGQPCKGSSQILKRFKVEGLYVVCSIDIKKESTYFQVLKVWDILPLEEIPKLIKRLEGMFALYTDDFISHCKEKCLEGDLEVPRRWVQSVDIVQFKNRGNRELGDEASEGIIDERSYVENTKVSESLLLMKFYSLSSGVVSHLLSDRDGRELDLPFEVTDQELEIILFQKSTFILGRSGTGKTTVLTMKLFQKEQLYHIASGGLHAGETSTGTDVSQRNGFDKCIAEVNGSILRQLFVTVSPKLCFAVKKHVSGLKRFSGGGNLSEENSSIDMDDAAQFNDIPDSFLNIDPSKYPLVVTFHKFLMMLDGTVGNSYFERFLGPRELFHCKSSSSRSVALETFIRTKEVNYERFCTEYWPHFNCLRTKKLDPSRVFTEIISHIKGGLGAGKTQEGKLSQKDYVSLSEGRTTLNKAKRETIYAVFQDYEKRKMENGEFDLSDFVNDLHLRLKRDKFEGEAMDFVYIDEVQDLTMRQIALFKYVCRNVEEGFVFAGDTAQTIARGIDFRFQDIRSLFYNEFVMDSKGDSCDGRKEKGHISEIKSLSQNFRTHDGVLRLAQSVIDLLYHFFHHSIDVLEPEMSLIYGEAPLLLESGNDENAIVTIFGKSGNAGGDIVGFGAEQVILVRDDCARKETSSYVGKQALVLTIVECKGLEFQDVLLYNFFGSSPLKNQWRVIYQFMKELDLLDASVPSQSFNEAKHNVLCSELKQLYVAITRTRQRLWICENNEELSKPIFDYWKKKSLVQVKQLDDSLAQAMQVASSPEEWKSRGIKLFYENNFEMATMCFERAGDTMWERRAKASGLKAAADRMRGSNPEWARTDLRQAAEIFDSIGRAESAAECFCDLGEYETAGRLYLDKCGESRLEKAGECFSLAGCHKLAAEVYARGNYFSECLSVCTQGKLFDMGLQYIHYWKQHAARDNVMVKRGKEIDKIEQQFLESCALHYYELKDNQYMMKFVMAFNSMDAKRNFLKSLNCLDELLVVEEESGNFLEAAEIAKLKGDLLLEADLLGKAEHFNEASMLMLWYAFSNSLWASRGRGWPLRDFARKEEIVAKAMSFAGKTESNVFYEFVCTEANILSKEEMGLLQLNQYLDASRHNKSLRGEFLSIRKILDLHSKISKYEWEDELADDHLIKHSGERISHNRVSVGTLMYFWNLWKDKVEHIFEYLGCLETDDVSKHINYDDFVLNYFGVRRQLKNTNTSYLFLIPDADWVREIDDRYLRRSGKLVSADARQFVSAAKSHWSSELLAVGMKVLETLELLHKLAIKNASCVSGQSLLLLHIFEVTKFLLGSKYLDRKYHDTRSLDMFLELSMGYFHNVFPLEWQKSLTKNMVSLRGTELSRNLLEEVIKKNIPPKGMLTYGQIGRIVMIWLGSGKPSDELCQKIADRVEGNLPWITYIMDLSGFTASEISKEPAKDPFLQNPREVASMLNFYKALDDTYRANWRQSDYVSPSCFLYLVDRLLVLTFRSTGLLFITKSSLVEWLICEQPNANQTPNAVPDIRIFSGIFEFVVGIIKEILYNKQVTAEWIRKSGINFNVYYPLMVLKLVITLCLLVVNSGRYFNILYEMLRKGDITNWLPREFSDVLRRRNRNSRMHVNANVLAEALVKIGDPLVIVSWRENCSNIAIPAASFVDMRVAHCRADIMSLLFPVKNQPSKGTTANSSCKQNSSEKSSEEGKPSGAPDSDLVSMEDQKMVNENTDEGKQQINCGLFLEISDALKSLENINGGNPTKFVSIASRMKLKAEVENSISLISDAMTNFSKEPSSDEDRSIFAQSKDMLDQLKLLLSALDSREPEENIFAVKDCLRRLQLRRPTMEPFLNQLLPINAKASVVVESEIGEKEGDQSKVEETGKTGKGKTSEATLPSGTQNTGGIPPAESSKGKASKSKKGKKFNKGGRRK, encoded by the exons GATGGAATGAGGGAATCACTCTTTGTGACTTTCTTGATGAACATAACAACATATCAAAGAATATGGAACTCTCTAAGGATGCCCAAAAATCTGAAGATAATCAAGGAAGTTCTATGCACTGATTCTCTG GCTCAGGAGGATTGCGAGCTTTGTTGTGTAAGCCAATTTCCCAAAAGTTTTGCTACAAGTCTATTATCTAAGCTGAATAAATTCCAAATTCAGGCAATAGTAGCCTCTCTTCATAGAATCAAATGTGATCACAAGCCTACTGTGGAACTCATTTGGGGCCCACCAGGGACGGGGAAAACCAAGACGGTCAGTGTGATGCTTTTTgctcttttgatgatgaattatcGGGTCCTTGCATGTGCCCCTACCAATGTTGCTATAAGGGAGGTGGCTTCCAGGGTTCTAATGTTGGTGAGAGAGTCATTTGAGGCTGAGGAAAAGGGTGCTTTATTCTGTTGTTGGGGCGATATTCTCTTATTTGGTAACAAGGACCGCCTGAAACTTGACTCTGATATTGAAGAGATATATCTAGATTATCGTGTTAAAAGGCTTGCAGAGTGTTTGGGACCATTGACTGGTTGGAGGCATTGTTTAACTTCAATGAGAGACTTTCTTGAAGGTTGTGTTTCTGAATATGATGTTTTTGTGGAGAACGAAATGATCAAACAAAAGGAAATGATCGAACAGAAGGAATGCAGCAACCAGGATGAAAGTGGCAAGGtggaaattaaatcatttgttGAGTTTGTGAGGGGCAGATTTAAATCAACTGCATTATCCCTTAGAAGATgcatatttgtattttgtactCATTTTCCAAGAAGGTTTATTTTGGAACAGAATTTTACAAGCATGCGTAGTCTTGTTGGCCTCCTTTATGATTTGGAAATGTCGTTGTTTCGAGACAACATCACTACTGAAGAACTTAAGGAAGTATTTTCACGGAAGGATGGAGGTGAAGAATTTTGTGAATCTATTGTAGGTATGCCATCCTTGAAAAACACAAGGAGCAAGTGCCTCTGTGTTGTCAAAACTCTTCAACATTCTCTTGAAGAACTTGATCTGCCAAGTGTTTTAAACAAAGATTCAATGATGGAATTCTGTTTTCAAAGAGCTTCTTTAATTTTCTGCACTGCTTCTACTTCATATAAGCTGCGTTCAGTAGAAATGGAACCACTGGACTTACTGGTCATTGATGAAGCTGCACAACTAAAGGAGTGTGAATCAACTATTCCTCTTCAGCTGCCTGGTCTGAATCATGCTATTCTCGCCGGTGACCAGTGCCAGTTACCAGCAATGGTTCATAGTAAA GTTTGTGAGGAAGCTCAGTTTGGAAGAAGCTTATTTGAAAGATTGAGTTTGTCGGGTCATTCTAAGCATCTTCTAAACATACAGTATAGGATGCATCCATCCATAAGTTTGTTCCCTAATGCAAAGTTCTATTTGAACCAAATTATGGATGCACCACATGTTCAGAGTAAAAGTTATGAGAAGCAATATCTTCCGGGGCCAATGTTTGGTCCTTATTCTTTCATAAATGTTATTGGTGGCAGGGAAGAAGTGGATGATGATGGACGGAGCAGAAGAAATATGGTAGAGGTGGCAATTGTGGTAAAGATAGTGCAGCATTTATACACAG CATGGAGAATCTCTGGGAATACACTTAGCATTGGTGTGGTATCTCCTTATGCTGCTCAAGTTGTGGCCATCCAGGACAAACTTGGGAAAAAGTATGAAAAACTTGATGGATTCACAGTGAAGGTGAAGACAATTGATGGGTTTCAGGGTGGAGAGGAGGATGTTGTAGTGATAAGTACTGTTAGATCTAATAACACCGGATCTGTTGGATTCCTATCCAGTCCTCAGAGAACTAATGTTGCATTAACAAGAGCTAG GCACTGTCTATGGATTTTGGGAAATGATAGGACCCTATCTAATAGTGATTCTATTTGGGAGGCATTAGTCCATGATGCAAAGAGCCGCCAATGTTTCTTTTACGCTGATCAAGATAACGATATTGCCAAAACCATATTAGATGTCAAGAAAGAGCTTGATCAACTGGACGATTTGCTTAATGAGAACAGTGTACTCTTCAAAAGTGCAAGGTGGAAG GTTCTTTTTAGTGATAACTTCAAGATGtcatttaaaaaattgagtTCACTCCGTATAAAAAAGTCAATTATAAACCTCTTACTGAAACTTTCAAGTGGTTGGCGACCTAAAATGAGGCATATGGGCCAACCTTGCAAGGGTTCTTCACAGATCTTGAAAAGATTCAAGGTTGAAGGGCTTTATGTTGTTTGCTCTATTGACATAAAGAAAGAATCAACATACTTCCAAGTCCTGAAGGTCTGGGATATATTGCCTTTGGAGGAGATCCCAAAGTTGATAAAACGACTTGAAGGCATGTTTGCTTTGTATACTGATGATTTCATTAGTCACTGCAAGGAGAAATGCCTTGAGGG GGATTTGGAAGTTCCAAGAAGATGGGTGCAATCTGTCGATATTGTTCAGTTTAAGAATCGTGGAAATCGTGAACTTGGGGATGAAGCAAGTGAGGGTATTATTGATGAAAGAAGTTATGTTGAGAACACAAAGGtgagtgagagcttgttgttAATGAAATTCTATTCCTTATCATCTGGTGTGGTGAGTCACTTGCTTTCTGATCGTGATGGGCGAGAGCTAGACCTCCCTTTTGAAGTAACCGACCAAGAATTGGAGATTATCTTATTCCAAAAAAGCACATTTATTCTTGGACGGTCAGGCACTGGTAAGACTACTGTGTTAACCATGAAATTGTTTCAGAAGGAGCAATTGTACCATATTGCTTCAGGAGGACTTCATGCAGGTGAGACTAGTACTGGTACAGATGTGAGCCAgagaaatggttttgataagtGCATTGCAGAGGTCAATGGAAGTATCCTGCGACAACTTTTTGTGACAGTCAGTCCAAAACTATGTTTTGCTGTCAAAAAACATGTGTCTGGACTGAAAAG GTTTTCTGGTGGGGGGAATCTATCTGAAGAAAACAGCTCGATTGATATGGATGATGCAGCCCAATTTAATGATATCCCGGATTCTTTTCTTAACATTGATCCTAGCAAATACCCTCTTGTGGTTACTTTCCACAAGTTCTTAATGATGCTTGATGGAACCGTAGGTAATTCCTACTTTGAAAGGTTTCTTGGTCCAAGGGAACTTTTCCATTGTAAATCTAGTAGCTCAAGATCAGTTGCTCTGGAAACTTTCATAAGAACCAAGGAGGTTAACTATGAGAGGTTTTGTACAGAGTATTGGCCTCATTTTAATTGTCTACGAACAAAGAAGCTTGATCCTTCTAGAGTGTTTACTGAGataatttctcatataaaaGGTGGTTTGGGAGCAGGCAAGACACAAGAAGGTAAGCTCTCCCAGAAGGATTATGTTTCCCTTTCTGAGGGTCGGACCACCTTGAACAAGGCGAAGAGAGAGACGATTTATGCTGTTTTCCAGGAttatgagaaaagaaaaatggaaaatggtgaGTTTGATTTATCTGATTTTGTGAATGATCTTCATCTTCGACTAAAACGTGACAAATTTGAGGGTGAAGCTATggattttgtatatattgatgAAGTTCAAGATCTAACAATGAGGCAAATTGCCCTCTTCAAATATGTCTGCCGGAATGTGGAGGAAGGCTTTGTTTTTGCAGGTGACACAGCACAGACTATTGCTAGGGGAATTGATTTTAGATTCCAAGATATACGATCTCTATTCTACAATGAGTTTGTAATGGATTCAAAGGGAGACAGTTGTgatggaagaaaggagaaagggCATATATCAGAAATTAAAAGCCTAAGCCAAAATTTCCGTACCCATGATGGTGTCCTTAGATTAGCACAAAGTGTGATTGACCTTCTTTACCATTTCTTTCATCATTCTATTGATGTTCTGGAACCTGAGATGAGTCTTATATATGGTGAAGCTCCGCTGCTTCTTGAATCTGGAAATGATGAAAATGCAATTGTAACTATTTTTGGTAAGAGTGGAAATGCTGGTGGGGACATTGTAGGCTTTGGTGCTGAGCAGGTTATCTTAGTACGTGATGATTGTGCTAGGAAGGAAACATCTAGCTATGTTGGAAAGCAAGCTCTTGTTTTGACTATAGTGGAGTGCAAGGGCTTAGAGTTTCAG GATGTATTATTGTACAACTTTTTTGGCTCATCACCTctgaaaaatcaatggagagtAATCTACCAGTTTATGAAAGAACTAGATCTTCTTGATGCTTCTGTCCCCTCTCAAAGTTTCAACGAGGCAAAGCACAATGTCTTGTGTTCTGAACTGAAGCAATTATATGTGGCAATTACTCGCACAAGACAAAGATTGTGGATTTGTGAAAACAATGAGGAGCTCTCAAAGCCAATTTTTGATTATTGGAAGAAGAAATCCCTTGTCCAAGTAAAACAATTGGATGATTCACTTGCACAGGCTATGCAAGTTGCAAGCAGTCCAGAAGAATGGAAGTCACGTGGAATCAAG CTATTTTATGAGAATAACTTTGAGATGGCAACAATGTGCTTTGAAAGGGCTGGGGACACAATGTGGGAAAGAAGGGCCAAGGCTTCTGGCCTTAAGGCAGCTGCAGACAGAATGCGGGGCTCGAATCCTGAATGGGCTCGTACTGACCTTAGGCAAGCTGCTGAGATATTTGACTCGATTGGTAGAGCTGAGTCTGCTGCCGAGTGTTTTTGTGATTTGGGGGAGTATGAAACTGCAG GGAGACTTTATTTGGATAAGTGTGGGGAATCCAGGCTTGAGAAAGCTGGGGAGTGTTTTTCTCTGGCAGGTTGTCATAAACTTGCAGCCGAAGTGTATGCTAGGGGAAATTATTTTTCAGAGTGCTTGTCAGTTTGCACCCAAGGAAAACTATTCGACATGGGCTTGCAGTACATCCACTACTGGAAACAGCACGCTGCTAGAGATAATGTCATGGTTAAAAGAGGTAAAGAAATAGACAAAATTGAACAACAGTTCCTAGAAAGCTGCGCGCTTCATTATTATGAGCTCAAAGATAACCAATACATGATGAAGTTTGTGATGGCTTTCAACTCAATGGATGCAAAACGCAACTTCTTGAAGTCCTTGAATTGTCTTGATGAGCTTCTAGTCGTGGAAGAAGAATCAGGAAACTTTTTGGAGGCTGCAGAGATTGCAAAGCTGAAAGGGGATCTTTTGCTTGAGGCTGATCTGTTGGGGAAGGCTGAGCATTTTAACGAGGCATCCATGCTTATGTTATGGTATGCCTTCTCCAATTCTCTATGGGCATCTAGAGGCAGGGGTTGGCCACTTAGGGATTTTGCTCGAAAGGAGGAGATTGTAGCTAAAGCTATGTCATTCGCTGGAAAGACAGAGTCGAATGTTTTCTATGAGTTTGTTTGCACTGAAGCGaacattttatcaaaagaagaaatgggcTTGCTCCAGTTGAACCAGTATTTGGATGCTTCTAGGCATAATAAGAGCCTCAGAGGTGAATTCTTGTCCATACGAAAAATACTGGATCTGCATTCAAAAATCTCTAAGTATGAGTGGGAAGATGAACTGGCTGATGATCATCTGATAAAACATTCAGGAGAAAGAATTTCGCATAACCGTGTTTCTGTTGGAACACTGATGTACTTTTGGAATCTTTGGAAGGACAAGGTTGAACATATATTTGAGTACCTAGGATGTCTTGAAACAGATGATGTTAGCAAACATATCAATTATGATGACTTTGTTTTGAACTATTTTGGTGTGCGGAGGCAATTGAAAAATACGAATACCAGTTACCTTTTTCTCATCCCTGACGCTGATTGGGTGAGAGAGATTGATGACAGGTATCTTCGGAGAAGTGGGAAGTTGGTGTCTGCAGATGCTCGCCAGTTTGTTTCAGCTGCTAAAAGTCATTGGAGCTCAGAGTTGCTTGCTGTTGGCATGAAGGTGTTGGAAACTCTTGAATTACTTCACAAGCTCGCAATCAAGAATGCCTCATGTGTTTCTGGCCAAAGCCTTCTCCTCCTCCATATCTTTGAGGTAACAAAGTTTCTTTTAGGGTCCAAATATCTTGACCGTAAGTATCATGATACTCGGTCATTGGACATGTTTCTTGAACTATCTATGGGGTACTTCCACAATGTGTTTCCTTTAGAGTGGCAAAAGTCGTTGACCAAGAATATGGTTTCTCTGAGAGGGACTGAGCTTTCGCGAAATTTACTAGAAGaggttattaaaaaaaacatccCCCCTAAGGGTATGCTGACCTATGGTCAGATTGGGAGGATAGTAATGATATGGCTTGGCTCTGGGAAGCCAAGTGATGAACTATGCCAGAAGATTGCAGACAGGGTTGAAGGGAATTTACCATGGATAACATACATTATGGACTTGAGTGGATTTACAGCATCAGAAATATCAAAAGAACCTGCAAAAGACCCTTTCCTTCAGAATCCAAGAGAGGTAGCTTCTATGCTCAACTTTTATAAAGCTCTGGATGATACCTATCGTGCTAACTGGAGACAATCGGATTATGTGTCACCCAGTTGTTTTTTGTATCTGGTTGATCGGCTTTTGGTTTTGACATTTCGGTCTACTGGACTCCTTTTCATCACAAAATCTTCACTTGTTGAGTGGCTTATTTGTGAGCAACCCAATGCCAACCAAACGCCCAATGCAGTACCTGATATTCGGATTTTTAGTGGCATTTTTGAATTTGTGGTTGGCATAATCAAGGAGATCCTGTATAATAAGCAAGTTACAGCAGAATGGATTCGTAAATCAGGGATCAATTTCAATGTGTACTACCCTTTGATGGTGCTGAAACTGGTTATCACCTTATGCTTGCTGGTTGTGAATAGTGGTAGATATTTCAATATACTTTATGAGATGCTGAGGAAGGGTGATATCACTAATTGGTTGCCAAGGGAATTCTCAGATGTTCTTAGGAGGAGGAATCGTAATTCTAGGATGCATGTAAATGCAAATGTACTTGCTGAAGCGCTTGTGAAGATTGGGGATCCTCTTGTTATAGTGAGCTGGAGAGAGAATTGTTCCAACATTGCAATTCCAGCTGCCAGTTTTGTAGACATGAGAGTTGCTCATTGCAGAGCGGACATCATGAGCTTGTTGTTTCCGGTGAAGAATCAACCTTCTAAAGGTACAACAGCCAATTCAAGCTGCAAACAGAATTCTTCCGAGAAATCCAGTGAAGAAGGTAAGCCTTCTGGGGCTCCAGATTCAGACTTAGTTTCCATGGAAGATCAGAAGATGGTCAATGAGAATACAGATGAAGGGAAGCAGCAAATAAATTGTGGGCTCTTTCTGGAAATATCTGATGCATTAAAGTCCCTGGAGAATATAAACGGAGGAAACCCTACAAAATTTGTTAGTATTGCCTCGAGGATGAAG TTAAAGGCGGAAGTGGAGAATAGTATAAGCTTGATATCTGATGCAATGACCAACTTCTCAAAGGAGCCTTCTAGTGATGAAGATAGATCTATTTTTGCTCAATCGAAAGACATGCTCGACCAACTGAAGCTGCTATTGTCTGCACTTGATTCAAG GGAACCAGAGGAAAACATTTTTGCCGTTAAGGACTGTTTGAGGAGATTGCAGTTGAGAAGGCCAACGATGGAACCTTTCTTGAACCAGCTATTGCCTATCAATGCAAAGGCCAGTGTTGTTGTGGAATCGGAGATTGGTGAGAAGGAAGGCGATCAGAGCAAGGTTGAAGAAACTGGCAAAACCGGTAAGGGCAAGACTTCGGAGGCTACTCTTCCCTCTGGAACCCAAAATACTGGGGGCATACCCCCGGCTGAAAGCAGCAAGGGGAAGGCAAGTAAGTCCAAGAAGGGTAAAAAGTTTAACAAAGGGGGCCGAAGAAAATAA